The following coding sequences lie in one Aythya fuligula isolate bAytFul2 chromosome 17, bAytFul2.pri, whole genome shotgun sequence genomic window:
- the MMAB gene encoding corrinoid adenosyltransferase, translating into MAPIARLVEETERRVDQWGGGVAGCPSGGARAPRIYTRTGDGGFSSTFTGERRPKDDRVFEALGTTDELSSAIGLAGEFGAEKGHGFVEQLHKVQCMLQDVGSNIATPLSSAREAHLKRTAFSEKPVLELEQWIDSYSEQLPPLRAFILPSGGKSSAALHFSRAVCRRAERCVVPLVQAGEADPNVAKYLNRLSDYLFVLARYAAMKEGKEEKIYIKPEQ; encoded by the exons ATGGCC CCAATCGCGAGGCTCGTAGAGGAGACGGAGCGGCGGGTTGACCAATGGGGAGGCGGCGTTGCGGGGTG CCCCTCCGGCGGTGCCCGCGCCCCGAGGATCTACACCCGGACGGGGGACGGAG GCTTCTCCAGCACCTTCACCGGCGAGAGGAGGCCCAAGGACGACCGCGTCTTCGAGGCGCTGGGCACCACGGACGAGCTGAGCTCCGCCATCGG GCTGGCCGGCGAGTTCGGTGCCGAGAAGGGGCACGGCTTCGTGGAGCAGCTTCACAAG GTCCAGTGTATGCTGCAGGATGTGGGCTCCAACATCGCGACGCCTCTCTCCTCAGCCAGGGAAGCTCACTTAA aACGAACTGCGTTCAGCGAGAAGCCTgtcctggagctggagcagtggATTGACAGCTACTCAGAGCAGCTTCCTCCGCTCAGAGCTTTCATCCTGCCT TCGGGAGGTAAAAGCAGCGCCGCTCTCCATTTTTCCCGAGCCGTCTGCCGCAGAGCTGAGAGGTG CGTGGTTCCGTTAGTACAAGCAGGGGAAGCAGATCCAAACGTGGCCAAATATTtaaacag ACTGAGCGACTACCTCTTCGTTTTGGCCCGTTACGCTGCaatgaaggaagggaaggaagagaaaatatacatCAAGCCTGAGCAGTGA
- the MVK gene encoding mevalonate kinase yields MAERGLVVSAPGKVILHGEHAVVHGKAALAVALGLRTFLCLRPGGEGRLRVRLPGVGVLRSWERPGLSALREQLGADFDESKPPSAEVLEALKEFAGIPAEASGPDSLAILAFLYMCLAISAKYGDVPSVDIVVWSELPTGAGLGSSAAYAVCLAAALLHACGAISCPLKDGEITARWTEEEMTLINSWAFQGERVIHGNPSGVDNAVGTWGGALRYQSGKIKALKRVPTLRILLTNTKVPRSTKVLVAGVKEKILKFPAIMNPVLDSIDAISQECQSVLEAMPANPSPEHYPVLEELFDINQHHLNVIGVGHPSLDRLCRVTASHGLHSKLTGAGGGGCGITLLRPDTTPQAVEAAKRDLCACGFECWETDIGAPGVTLHSSSSLKAQVLHELSES; encoded by the exons ATGGCGGAGCGGGGCCTGGTGGTGTCGGCGCCGGGCAAGGTGATCCTGCACGGGGAGCACGCTGTGGTGCACGGCAAG GCGGCGCTGGCCGTGGCGCTGGGGCTCCGCACCTTCCTGTGCCTGCGGCCCGGCGGCGAGGGGCGGCTCCGTGTCCGCCTGCCCGGAGTTGGAGTCCTCAGGAGCTGGGAGCGGCCCGGCCTCAGCGCCCTCAGGGAGCAACTcgggg CTGACTTTGATGAATCTAAGCCCCCCAGCGCAGAAGTGCTGGAAGCACTGAAAGAGTTTGCTGGAATCCCTGCCGAAGCCTCCGGTCCCGACAGCCTTGCTATTCTTGCCTTTCTTTATATGTGCCTGGCTATTTCGGCTAAGTATGG AGATGTTCCCAGCGTGGACATCGTGGTGTGGTCGGAGCTGCCCACGGGAGCCGGGCTGGGGTCGAGCGCTGCCTACGCGGTGTGCTTGGCGGCGGCGCTGCTGCACGCCTGCGGAGCCATCTCCTGCCCGCTGAAGGATGGGGAAATCACAGCCAG GTGGACAGAAGAAGAGATGACTCTGATCAACAGCTGGGCCTTCCAGGGGGAGCGGGTGATCCACGGCAATCCCTCGGGTGTGGACAACGCTGTTGGCACTTGGG GTGGAGCCCTGAGATACCAATCAGGAAAAATCAAAGCGTTAAAGAG GGTGCCGACGCTGAGGATCCTGCTGACCAACACCAAAGTCCCACGAAGCACCAAGGTCCTGGTGGCGGGGGTCAAGGAGAAGATCCTGAAG TTCCCGGCTATAATGAACCCGGTGCTGGACTCCATCGATGCCATTTCTCAGGAGTGCCAAAGTGTTCTGGAAGCGATGCCTGCAAATCCATCACCGGAGCATTACCCTGTGCTGGAG GAACTCTTTGACATCAACCAGCACCACCTGAACGTGATCGGGGTCGGCCACCCCTCCCTGGACCGGCTGTGCCGGGTGACGGCCTCGCACGGCCTGCACAGCAAGCTCACCGGcgctggcggcggcggctgcggcaTCACCCTGCTGCGACCAG ACACCACCCCGCAGGCCGTGGAAGCAGCCAAGCGAGATCTGTGCGCCTGCGGATTTGAGTGCTGGGAGACCGACATCGGGGCCCCCGGGGTGACCCTGCACTCCTCCTCGTCTTTAAAAGCCCAAGTGCTGCACGAGCTCTCcgagagctga